GTCGGCGTGACAAGCCACGGCGCACGCGACACCGAGACGTCGCCCGGTATGTAAACGTCCAAGGACTCGGCGTCGGAACCGATTTCGCGCGGAAACGGAAGTCCCACGGTCAATCGCGACTCTTTCTCCCGCTCGCTGTGCACTTGCAGTTCCACCGTGCCTTCACGGTCTTTTGTCAAGCGGATTACGTCCGGAAGCAGAATGCGGATGCCGCGTACGCGGCTGTGCGCCATCATCGCATCCAATACAGCGACAGCGATGGTAAGCAGAACGACCGCAAGCAACACCGGCGCTAGATGCGGTTGCATCACCGCGACACCGCCACACGGGACGATCACAAACGCCGTCACCAACAGCAATATGAGGCTTGGAGCAATCATCTCGGGACCGCCACGTCCTCCAAGACCTTTCCGATAATCTCGGAAACCGTCATCCCTTCAATCTCGTATTCGGGCCGAAGAATCAGCCTGTGCTCAAGCACCGGCGTGGCCATCGACTTGATATCGTCGGGAGTCACAAAATCGCGTCCGGCAATCGCCGCGCTCACGCGAGACGACAGCAGAATGGCCTGCGTCGCGCGCGGGCCCGCTCCCACTAGAATGCTCGGATGCGTACGCGTAGCACGGACGAGGTCGACCACGTATCCGATCAACTCGTCCCGTACCACGACCGAAAGCAGACTGCTTCGCAATGCCGTCAGCTCGGCCTCCGTAATGATCTGCCGGACGGCCCCCGAAGCCAGGGTTGCCTCGGGTGATTCCTTACCCAGCGTGCGGCTGGCCAGCGACAACTCCTCGTCCCGGTCAGGACACACCATGCTGATCTTGAGCATGAAGCGGTCCTTCTGAGCTTCCGGCAACGGATACGTGCCTTCGTACTCGATGGGATTCTGCGTCGCAAAGACGGTGAAGTTGTCCGGCAATGCGTGCGTATCGCGGTCAATGCTGACGTGGCGTTCCTGCATGGCTTGAAGCAAAGCGGATTGCGTCTTTGCGGGCGCCCGGTTAATTTCGTCGGCAAGCAGAAATGTCGTAAACACCGGCCCTTTCACGAGCGTGAAACTGTTCTGCTGCAAATTGAATACGTTGGTGCCCGTAATGTCCGTCGGCATGAGATCCGGCGTAAACTGGATGCGCGCAAAATCGCATCCCAGTACACGGGCCAGCGTACGCACCAACAACGTCTTCGCCACCCCCGGCACACCTTCGATTAATGCGTGCTGGTTAGTGAGGATCGTAATCAGGGCCTTGTCGATCACGTCCTGCTGGCCAATTATGACCTTGGCCATTTCCGCGCGGGTCAGCTCAAGCACATCTTTCAGTCGGTTCAGTTCAGCTTGCACGCGCTCACTTCCTTTCCGTCGTGATGCGAACCATCTCTCGGTACGCGAGCACCAGGTCCACGGGCTTTGTGTTGCCTGCCGCGTGGGCGTCGAGAACAGTCTGCATCTTTTCCAACTTCTTCTGGCTATCGGGTCGCCTCATGCCGACCGCGCGTTTCCACTCGTTCACACACGTCCCAAGCAAATCAGAAGGTTTGATGCTGCGGCGCAGCAAATTGGTTAAACCCTCCGCCGCCTCCCGTCCCTTGGAATACCATGCGCTCTGGTCAAACTCG
This Candidatus Hydrogenedentota bacterium DNA region includes the following protein-coding sequences:
- a CDS encoding MoxR family ATPase; translation: MAKVIIGQQDVIDKALITILTNQHALIEGVPGVAKTLLVRTLARVLGCDFARIQFTPDLMPTDITGTNVFNLQQNSFTLVKGPVFTTFLLADEINRAPAKTQSALLQAMQERHVSIDRDTHALPDNFTVFATQNPIEYEGTYPLPEAQKDRFMLKISMVCPDRDEELSLASRTLGKESPEATLASGAVRQIITEAELTALRSSLLSVVVRDELIGYVVDLVRATRTHPSILVGAGPRATQAILLSSRVSAAIAGRDFVTPDDIKSMATPVLEHRLILRPEYEIEGMTVSEIIGKVLEDVAVPR